Proteins encoded together in one uncultured Desulfosarcina sp. window:
- a CDS encoding efflux RND transporter permease subunit, whose product MSNAYGPAGKIAGYFINSKLTPLIIVASVLLGMAAVVALPREEEPQIVVPMIDIFVQMPGSDAAEVEQRVTRPMEKLLWEIPGVEYIYTTSMPGMAMAIVRFYVGQNEEEAIVRLQSKLMANMDRIPCCISPPLVKPRYIDDVPILALTLWSDEVEPYLLRRVAAEVEDQVKREPNVSITSLIGGESRRVEVQLDPVRMAGYGLDPVAVSRLVFAANQAADAGTYPSPEGQIVVHIGGFLQTPEDVRNVVVAAHKGRPVYLGDVATISDGPPLPGNYVFFGTGPAAGEKGISSTEAAKAPYPAVTLTLAKRKGTNAISVAEKVLERVEALKGKVIPDNIHVTVTRHYGETAKEKSDELLLHMMIAIVSVTILIWFTLGHRESGVVAFAIPVTLALTMAIFYLYGYTLNRITLFALIFSIGILVDDAIVVVENIVRHLRLPENKDRPRTKVAVEAVDEVGNPTILATLTVIAAILPMAFVGGLMGPYMRPIPVGASAAMVFSLIVAFIVTPWAAYRLLKRNGHGGGHGDHASEDWATRLYRNVMDHLLHNPRWRWSFLIGVAVLLLGACAMVGVGLVKVKMLPFDNKSEFQVILDMPDHATLEDTAAAAFEMGDYLATVNEVVDYQIHVGTAGPFNFNGLVRHYYLRRSPNLADIQVNLAGKHHRKQQSHDIAKRVRPPLQAIAERYGARLKVAEVPPGPPVLSTLVAEVYGPDYERQRELAKQIRNIFEQTEGVVDVDWYMEEDQPRYQITVDQEKAALHGISVAHITQTLQTALSGSQAGLLHQSQEKEDVAIVLQPPLAQRASLDQLKAINVSAADGRLVALSDLVTVRETPVDRSIYHKNLMPVVYVIADVAGAKESPVYAILEMRKKIDALTLPEGYRIAQHTAALPESDQRFAMKWDGEWHITYEVFRDLGIAFAVVLILIFVLVVGWFQSFSTPLVIMAAIPFSLIGILPAHWAMGAFFTATSMIGFIAGAGIVVRNSIILVDFIELRLSEGAPLDQAVIDAGAVRFRPMMLTAAAVVVGASVILFDPIFQGLAISLMAGEVASLLFSRMTVPILYFLDKRWEFTHGHGPTAKGKGAELAEKQ is encoded by the coding sequence ATGAGCAATGCATATGGTCCTGCCGGAAAAATCGCCGGATATTTCATCAATTCCAAGCTGACCCCTCTGATCATTGTGGCCTCGGTCCTGCTCGGCATGGCCGCCGTGGTAGCCCTGCCCAGGGAGGAGGAGCCTCAGATCGTCGTACCCATGATCGACATCTTCGTGCAGATGCCCGGGTCCGATGCCGCCGAGGTGGAACAGCGGGTAACCCGGCCCATGGAGAAGCTGTTATGGGAGATCCCCGGTGTGGAATACATCTACACCACCAGCATGCCGGGCATGGCCATGGCCATCGTACGCTTCTATGTCGGCCAGAACGAGGAAGAGGCCATTGTGCGGCTGCAGTCCAAGCTTATGGCCAACATGGACCGCATTCCCTGCTGCATCTCCCCCCCTCTGGTAAAACCCAGATACATCGATGACGTTCCCATCCTGGCATTGACGCTCTGGAGCGATGAAGTCGAGCCCTATCTGCTGCGCCGGGTGGCCGCGGAAGTCGAGGATCAGGTCAAGCGCGAGCCCAATGTCTCCATCACATCGCTCATCGGTGGAGAAAGCCGGCGCGTGGAGGTCCAACTAGATCCGGTCCGCATGGCCGGATACGGCCTCGACCCGGTAGCCGTTTCCCGCTTGGTGTTCGCCGCCAATCAGGCGGCCGACGCCGGCACCTATCCTTCCCCCGAAGGCCAGATCGTCGTTCATATCGGCGGATTTTTACAGACACCCGAAGATGTCAGAAACGTGGTGGTGGCGGCCCACAAGGGTCGCCCGGTCTATCTGGGAGATGTAGCCACCATATCCGACGGCCCGCCGCTGCCGGGCAACTATGTCTTTTTCGGCACCGGACCTGCGGCTGGAGAAAAAGGCATCTCCTCAACCGAGGCAGCCAAGGCCCCCTACCCGGCAGTCACCCTGACGCTGGCCAAACGCAAGGGAACCAACGCCATCAGCGTCGCGGAAAAGGTATTGGAACGCGTAGAGGCCCTCAAGGGCAAGGTCATTCCGGACAACATCCACGTCACGGTCACCCGCCACTACGGAGAAACCGCCAAGGAGAAGAGCGACGAACTGCTGCTGCATATGATGATCGCCATCGTCTCGGTCACCATCCTTATCTGGTTCACACTGGGCCATCGCGAGTCCGGTGTGGTGGCGTTTGCCATACCGGTAACGCTGGCACTGACCATGGCCATTTTTTATCTCTATGGCTATACGCTCAACCGCATCACCCTGTTCGCCCTGATTTTTTCCATCGGCATCCTGGTCGATGACGCCATCGTGGTGGTGGAGAACATCGTCCGCCACCTTCGCCTGCCTGAGAACAAGGATCGCCCGCGTACGAAGGTCGCCGTGGAAGCCGTGGACGAGGTCGGCAACCCCACGATACTGGCCACCCTGACGGTCATTGCCGCCATTTTGCCCATGGCCTTCGTCGGCGGGCTGATGGGTCCCTACATGCGTCCCATACCGGTGGGGGCGTCGGCGGCCATGGTGTTCTCGCTTATCGTGGCTTTCATCGTCACTCCCTGGGCCGCCTACCGCCTGCTGAAACGCAATGGCCACGGCGGCGGCCATGGCGACCATGCCTCCGAGGATTGGGCCACGCGCCTGTATCGCAACGTCATGGACCATCTGCTGCACAATCCGCGCTGGCGCTGGTCTTTTCTCATCGGAGTTGCCGTATTGCTGCTGGGCGCCTGTGCCATGGTCGGCGTGGGATTGGTTAAGGTCAAGATGCTGCCGTTCGACAACAAAAGCGAATTCCAGGTGATTCTGGACATGCCCGACCATGCCACCCTTGAAGATACGGCGGCGGCCGCCTTCGAAATGGGGGACTATCTGGCCACGGTCAACGAAGTCGTGGATTACCAGATCCATGTGGGCACTGCCGGACCCTTCAATTTCAACGGTCTGGTGCGCCATTACTACCTGCGGCGTTCGCCCAACCTGGCCGACATCCAGGTGAATCTGGCCGGCAAGCATCATCGCAAACAGCAGAGCCACGACATCGCCAAACGCGTGCGTCCACCGTTGCAGGCCATTGCCGAGCGTTACGGCGCCCGGCTGAAAGTGGCTGAAGTGCCTCCCGGACCGCCGGTCCTCTCGACCCTGGTGGCCGAGGTGTACGGTCCCGACTACGAACGCCAGCGCGAACTGGCCAAACAAATCCGCAACATCTTCGAGCAAACCGAAGGGGTGGTCGATGTGGACTGGTACATGGAGGAAGACCAGCCCCGCTACCAGATCACGGTGGACCAGGAAAAGGCGGCCCTTCACGGCATCAGCGTGGCCCACATCACCCAGACCCTGCAGACCGCCCTTTCCGGCTCCCAGGCCGGGCTGCTGCACCAATCGCAGGAAAAGGAAGATGTGGCCATTGTGCTGCAACCGCCCTTGGCCCAGCGGGCCAGCCTGGACCAGCTCAAGGCCATTAACGTGAGCGCGGCCGACGGGCGGTTGGTGGCCTTGTCCGACCTGGTCACTGTCCGGGAAACGCCGGTGGACCGCAGCATCTACCATAAAAACCTCATGCCCGTGGTCTATGTGATCGCCGATGTCGCCGGCGCCAAGGAGAGCCCGGTTTACGCCATCCTGGAAATGCGCAAGAAGATCGATGCCCTCACGCTGCCGGAAGGATACCGCATCGCCCAGCACACGGCGGCGCTGCCCGAAAGCGATCAGCGTTTTGCCATGAAATGGGACGGCGAGTGGCACATTACCTACGAGGTGTTCAGGGATCTGGGAATCGCCTTTGCCGTGGTGCTGATACTGATTTTCGTACTGGTGGTGGGATGGTTCCAGTCCTTTTCCACACCGCTGGTCATCATGGCCGCCATCCCCTTTTCACTGATCGGCATTCTGCCGGCCCATTGGGCCATGGGGGCGTTTTTCACGGCCACTTCCATGATCGGCTTTATTGCCGGCGCCGGCATCGTGGTGAGAAATTCTATCATCCTGGTGGACTTCATCGAACTGCGCCTGTCGGAAGGGGCGCCGCTGGACCAGGCCGTCATCGATGCCGGGGCGGTGCGCTTCCGCCCCATGATGCTTACGGCCGCCGCCGTTGTGGTGGGCGCTTCGGTAATTCTCTTCGATCCCATTTTTCAGGGCCTGGCCATCTCCCTGATGGCCGGAGAAGTGGCATCGCTCCTCTTTTCACGCATGACGGTGCCCATCCTCTATTTTCTGGACAAACGCTGGGAGTTCACCCATGGACATGGGCCGACCGCTAAGGGTAAAGGAGCGGAACTGGCGGAAAAACAATAG
- a CDS encoding efflux RND transporter periplasmic adaptor subunit, giving the protein MCAFILLILTIGCSEKIEPGNTTQPAGPAVNVSIIQVQKKVQPVFYDAVGTVKARLSATVSSKLMGVIQSFNVKEGDAVKQGDLLVVLDERQVAAQLDQARAALSEAQKAEAGALSAQTAAEAGAQRARLSYERNRTMLEGHAITQEAFETVEAQYKQAQAALKQAQAMVEAARYRIKQAQAAVDAAAVARKDARVLAPFDGRVTAKLADSGALAAPGTPLLTLEREGGFRVDLVVPETYIQSVRTGQAVEVRIPAAGSASIAGTVDVIVPSADQGSRSFIVQVGVSGVEALRSGMFARVSLTIGQQQSIRIPEAAVVREGQLTGVFIIDEKNTARFRLIRTGRTYGDQVEVISGIKDGTRLVAAPTPQLTNGSAVEPEK; this is encoded by the coding sequence ATGTGCGCTTTCATCCTGCTGATCCTGACCATCGGCTGCTCGGAGAAAATCGAGCCGGGCAATACAACGCAGCCGGCCGGCCCTGCCGTTAACGTATCGATAATCCAGGTACAAAAAAAGGTTCAGCCCGTTTTCTACGACGCCGTGGGAACGGTGAAAGCCCGGCTGTCGGCCACGGTTTCCAGCAAACTGATGGGCGTGATCCAGTCCTTCAATGTCAAGGAAGGCGACGCGGTGAAGCAGGGCGACCTTTTGGTGGTACTGGACGAGCGTCAGGTCGCCGCCCAGCTCGACCAGGCGCGGGCGGCCCTTTCGGAAGCGCAGAAAGCCGAAGCCGGCGCCTTGTCGGCGCAGACGGCGGCCGAAGCGGGTGCCCAGCGGGCACGGTTGTCTTACGAACGCAACCGGACCATGCTGGAGGGGCACGCCATCACCCAGGAAGCGTTCGAAACCGTCGAGGCCCAATATAAACAGGCCCAGGCTGCCCTCAAACAGGCCCAGGCCATGGTGGAAGCTGCCCGCTATCGGATCAAACAGGCCCAGGCCGCAGTGGATGCCGCGGCCGTGGCCCGCAAGGATGCCCGCGTTCTGGCCCCTTTTGACGGCAGGGTAACCGCCAAACTGGCCGATTCGGGTGCGTTGGCCGCACCGGGCACCCCTTTGTTGACGCTGGAACGTGAAGGAGGCTTCCGGGTGGACTTGGTGGTTCCCGAAACCTACATTCAGTCGGTCCGCACGGGCCAGGCGGTGGAAGTCCGGATTCCCGCGGCCGGCAGTGCATCGATCGCCGGAACGGTGGACGTGATCGTTCCATCGGCCGATCAGGGCAGCCGGAGCTTCATCGTCCAGGTGGGGGTCTCCGGCGTCGAGGCCCTGCGATCAGGCATGTTCGCACGGGTATCCCTGACCATCGGGCAGCAGCAGTCCATCCGCATTCCAGAGGCTGCCGTGGTTCGGGAAGGGCAGTTGACCGGTGTCTTCATCATAGACGAAAAGAACACCGCCCGATTCCGGCTGATTCGAACCGGTCGGACCTACGGGGACCAGGTCGAAGTCATCTCGGGAATCAAGGACGGCACCCGACTGGTAGCCGCTCCCACGCCACAATTGACCAATGGATCCGCCGTGGAGCCTGAAAAATGA
- a CDS encoding TolC family protein, whose translation MAKIPVSSLLAGIVLLAAVFQAGCTADNAYRYDAIKTEYADLACNLGPSQASDASGTCAVNSSLTLEDVLGIARANNPDLLMALARIERARALLKKSTAPFYPQIKVYTEYMQGDAPSAYLFKAIDQRKLPPDANFNDPGWFENYESGVSAGINLYSGGKDRLGRKMAETGVTISQMDRDSIENQVMAAAIGAYYDILAAANFTRVAEESVETTRSQLRIMQVRFQSGGALKTDLLSLEVRMAETEEILVQSRNRERLAKAALAEILGVEPDVPFGIADAKEYAIDIPGDTFAALDYALVHRPELDSVRQKLRQSKMAVDAARAGYLPQLDFMTRYYVDDPEMRYSSDRDNWTAGLYLNWSIFDGFATQSDRAEALSRLQEAMAADRKTLLAVKFDVKKAYINLEETRQRLNVAASNVETAKETYALVKRQYEGGSADITRYLEAELAYSRARMRKTTAYFDREKARAQIARAIGQWTGSRSQENAQKPSGDS comes from the coding sequence ATGGCTAAAATCCCGGTTTCATCGCTGTTGGCCGGCATTGTCTTGTTGGCCGCCGTGTTCCAGGCCGGCTGCACCGCCGACAATGCCTATCGGTACGATGCCATCAAAACCGAATATGCCGATCTGGCCTGCAATCTGGGTCCATCCCAGGCAAGCGATGCATCGGGGACCTGCGCCGTCAACAGCAGCTTGACCCTTGAGGACGTTCTGGGCATTGCCAGGGCAAACAACCCCGATCTTCTCATGGCCCTGGCCCGCATCGAACGCGCCCGCGCCCTGCTGAAAAAATCGACGGCCCCCTTCTATCCTCAGATCAAGGTCTACACGGAGTACATGCAGGGCGACGCCCCTTCGGCCTATCTGTTCAAAGCCATCGACCAGCGCAAACTGCCGCCGGATGCCAACTTCAACGATCCGGGATGGTTCGAAAACTATGAAAGCGGCGTTTCTGCCGGCATCAACCTGTACAGCGGGGGCAAGGACCGCCTTGGCCGGAAAATGGCCGAAACCGGGGTGACGATTTCTCAGATGGATCGGGACAGCATAGAGAATCAGGTGATGGCCGCGGCCATCGGCGCATATTACGATATTCTCGCTGCAGCCAACTTCACCCGGGTAGCCGAAGAATCGGTGGAAACGACCCGCTCCCAGCTGCGCATCATGCAGGTCCGGTTTCAATCGGGCGGCGCCCTGAAGACCGATCTTCTCTCTCTTGAAGTGCGCATGGCCGAAACCGAGGAAATTCTCGTTCAGAGCCGAAACCGGGAGCGCTTGGCCAAAGCGGCATTGGCGGAAATTCTGGGGGTCGAACCCGACGTACCTTTCGGTATTGCCGACGCGAAGGAGTACGCCATCGATATCCCCGGGGATACCTTCGCCGCTTTGGATTACGCCCTGGTTCACCGGCCCGAGTTGGACAGTGTGCGCCAGAAGCTGCGCCAGTCGAAAATGGCCGTGGATGCGGCCCGGGCCGGCTACCTGCCCCAACTGGATTTTATGACCCGCTATTACGTCGATGATCCCGAGATGCGCTACAGCAGCGATCGGGATAACTGGACCGCGGGCCTTTACCTGAACTGGAGCATTTTCGACGGATTCGCCACCCAAAGCGACCGGGCCGAAGCGCTCTCACGCCTGCAGGAAGCCATGGCCGCCGACCGCAAAACCCTCCTGGCCGTCAAATTCGACGTCAAGAAGGCTTATATCAATCTCGAAGAAACCCGGCAGCGCCTGAACGTGGCCGCGTCCAATGTCGAAACGGCCAAAGAGACGTACGCACTGGTCAAGCGTCAATATGAAGGGGGCTCGGCCGACATCACCCGCTACCTGGAAGCGGAGCTGGCTTACAGCCGGGCGCGGATGCGCAAAACCACCGCCTATTTCGACCGTGAAAAAGCCCGGGCCCAGATCGCCCGGGCCATCGGTCAATGGACCGGCAGCCGCAGCCAGGAAAATGCGCAGAAGCCTTCGGGCGACAGTTAG
- a CDS encoding DVU0298 family protein: MEQLLQAEDFEAALASIRQIPGRQAVNPLFSFFYSGEERLRWRAVAAMGVVVSHLADTSMESARVVMRRLMWNLNDESGGIGWGSPEAMGEITACHEGLANEFSNVLISYIDPQGNFLEHELLQRGSLWGVGRLAHARPLLAKPACSFLPAFYEAPDPYLRGTAIWASGPILETRIRSMIERRLADNAPLGIFRQMRMMPTTVAKLAKEALTFHSRQCETDP, translated from the coding sequence ATGGAGCAACTGCTCCAGGCTGAGGATTTCGAGGCGGCCCTGGCGTCCATCCGGCAGATCCCCGGTCGGCAGGCCGTCAATCCGCTCTTCTCCTTTTTTTATTCGGGAGAGGAGCGGCTGCGCTGGCGGGCCGTGGCGGCCATGGGCGTTGTGGTGAGCCATCTGGCCGACACCTCCATGGAGTCGGCGCGGGTGGTGATGCGTCGGCTCATGTGGAACCTGAACGACGAGTCCGGCGGGATCGGCTGGGGATCGCCGGAGGCCATGGGAGAAATCACCGCCTGCCATGAAGGATTGGCCAACGAATTTTCCAACGTTCTGATCTCTTATATCGATCCCCAGGGCAATTTCCTCGAACACGAATTGCTCCAGCGCGGGTCCTTGTGGGGGGTGGGCCGCCTGGCCCATGCCCGGCCGCTGCTGGCCAAACCGGCGTGCTCCTTTTTACCGGCCTTCTATGAAGCCCCCGACCCTTACCTGCGGGGAACGGCCATCTGGGCCTCCGGGCCTATTCTGGAAACGCGCATCCGTTCGATGATCGAACGTCGCCTCGCCGACAATGCACCGCTGGGCATCTTCCGGCAAATGCGGATGATGCCGACCACGGTGGCCAAACTGGCCAAAGAGGCCCTGACATTTCACTCCCGACAATGTGAAACCGATCCGTAA
- a CDS encoding cytoplasmic protein, whose amino-acid sequence MKKIALFVFNGDPVCFIHVLLNGLDMKAKGMEGRIIVEGAATALLPKLAETSNPLHKLWEKAKAEKIVDGVCKGCAHKMGTVDEAVKQNLTLLEDMSGHPSMSGYIEQGYEVISF is encoded by the coding sequence ATGAAAAAAATAGCGCTTTTCGTTTTCAACGGCGACCCGGTCTGTTTCATTCATGTTCTGCTCAATGGCCTGGATATGAAGGCCAAGGGCATGGAAGGCCGCATCATCGTGGAAGGGGCGGCCACGGCACTGCTGCCCAAACTGGCCGAAACGTCCAACCCCCTTCACAAGCTATGGGAGAAAGCCAAAGCCGAGAAGATCGTGGATGGTGTCTGTAAGGGATGTGCCCATAAAATGGGAACGGTGGACGAGGCCGTTAAACAAAACCTGACCCTGCTTGAGGATATGTCCGGCCATCCGTCCATGTCCGGCTACATCGAACAGGGGTACGAAGTTATCTCTTTTTAA
- a CDS encoding ferredoxin gives MKAPVVDIGNCTLCMGCVEVCPEVFQQNDAGFIEVIELDAYPETEVDEAIKYCPEDCIGWEERDT, from the coding sequence ATGAAGGCGCCCGTTGTCGATATCGGCAACTGCACGCTCTGTATGGGCTGCGTGGAAGTCTGCCCCGAGGTGTTTCAGCAAAACGACGCCGGCTTCATCGAGGTCATCGAATTGGACGCTTATCCCGAAACGGAAGTCGACGAAGCGATTAAATACTGCCCGGAAGATTGCATCGGTTGGGAAGAGAGGGACACATGA
- a CDS encoding flavodoxin domain-containing protein, which produces MKPTKLAEGIYDIGVIDWNIRDFHGYSTYQGSSYNAFLVIDEKVALIDTVKAPFAEELLSNISQVIDPGKIDYVISNHTEMDHSGALPRIMQAVGENKPLYCSKMGAKNLASHFPNAWNYHPVQDGEELSLGKRTFKFIETRMIHWPDSMFTYLKEDHILFSSDGFGQHYASCDKFDDQAGDEVMAQAKKYFANILLLYAPRILKLLEKVTASGIQIDMICPDHGIIWRKNPGKIIEMYLKWSRQETEKKAIVVYDTMWKSTETMAKAIAEGISATGVAVKPIHIRSSHRSEIMTDALDAAAIVVGSPTLNNQMFPTVADVLTYMKGFKPADRIGGAFGSYGWSGEAVKLVAAELEAMKFSMIEGGPRLQYVPEKDGIEACVAYGKKIGEAVIGKG; this is translated from the coding sequence ATGAAACCGACAAAACTTGCAGAAGGAATCTACGACATCGGAGTCATCGACTGGAACATTAGAGACTTCCACGGTTACTCCACCTATCAGGGCTCCAGCTACAACGCCTTTTTGGTCATCGATGAAAAGGTTGCCCTGATCGACACGGTCAAGGCGCCCTTTGCCGAGGAGCTGCTCAGTAATATCTCCCAGGTTATCGATCCCGGCAAAATCGACTACGTGATCAGCAACCACACGGAAATGGATCATTCCGGCGCCCTGCCGCGAATCATGCAGGCCGTTGGCGAAAACAAACCGCTGTACTGTTCCAAGATGGGCGCCAAAAATCTGGCCAGCCATTTTCCCAACGCCTGGAACTACCACCCGGTCCAGGACGGCGAGGAACTCTCGCTCGGCAAACGGACGTTCAAATTTATCGAGACCCGCATGATCCACTGGCCCGACAGCATGTTCACCTACCTGAAGGAAGACCACATTCTCTTCTCCAGCGACGGATTCGGACAGCACTACGCAAGTTGTGACAAATTCGACGATCAGGCCGGCGACGAAGTCATGGCCCAGGCCAAAAAATATTTCGCCAACATTTTGCTGCTCTATGCTCCGCGAATTCTCAAACTCCTCGAAAAGGTCACGGCCTCGGGCATCCAGATAGACATGATTTGCCCGGACCACGGCATTATATGGCGCAAGAACCCGGGTAAAATCATCGAAATGTACCTGAAATGGAGTCGCCAGGAAACGGAGAAAAAAGCCATCGTGGTTTACGACACCATGTGGAAAAGCACCGAGACCATGGCCAAGGCCATTGCCGAGGGTATTTCCGCCACCGGCGTTGCCGTCAAACCCATCCATATCCGCAGTTCCCATCGTAGCGAAATCATGACCGACGCGCTCGATGCAGCCGCCATCGTGGTGGGATCGCCCACCTTGAACAACCAGATGTTTCCCACGGTAGCCGATGTACTGACCTACATGAAGGGGTTCAAGCCGGCAGACCGCATCGGCGGTGCCTTCGGCTCCTACGGCTGGAGCGGTGAAGCGGTGAAACTGGTAGCCGCGGAACTGGAAGCCATGAAATTCAGCATGATCGAGGGCGGCCCCCGGCTTCAGTACGTCCCCGAGAAGGACGGCATCGAGGCTTGTGTAGCTTACGGCAAAAAAATCGGCGAAGCCGTGATCGGGAAGGGGTAG
- a CDS encoding rubredoxin has protein sequence MDKYVCTLCGYVYDPEAGDPDNGVAPGTKWEDVPDDWECPVCGASKDDFEKQE, from the coding sequence ATGGACAAGTATGTTTGTACGCTCTGCGGCTACGTTTACGATCCCGAAGCGGGCGATCCCGATAATGGCGTTGCACCCGGCACCAAATGGGAAGATGTACCCGACGATTGGGAATGCCCGGTCTGCGGCGCGAGCAAAGACGATTTCGAAAAACAAGAGTAA
- a CDS encoding rubredoxin, with product MAEPHEMYQCQTVNCGYIYNPDKGDRKGKIPKETSFEDLPDDWKCPICGAGKKMFKPLG from the coding sequence ATGGCTGAGCCCCATGAGATGTATCAGTGCCAGACGGTCAACTGCGGGTACATTTACAATCCGGACAAAGGCGACCGCAAAGGCAAGATCCCCAAGGAGACGTCTTTCGAGGATTTGCCCGACGATTGGAAATGCCCCATCTGCGGTGCCGGGAAAAAGATGTTCAAACCCTTGGGGTAG
- a CDS encoding NAD(P)H-dependent oxidoreductase, translated as MFVLGLQGSPRKGGNTDTFLSAFLDRAAQAGAAVKTIQAAKAGIVPCKGCGYCEKKGACVITDDPMAMEIYGLIRRADLVVAASPVYFYGISAQLKVLIDRCQTLWSRKYVLKVKDPLASERKGLLFSVAASRGRQLFDGIHLTAKYFFDAIDARMDHTITYRGIEAKGAIRKRENWTADVETAIEKTVLPLVARNRVLFLSAHGTCRAPMAAAMAQHRFADRIRTDYAGMEKTDALDETMVRCVQETGLDLGYRRPQSPEEAFFGSTPDLVVVIGDGFDKTPYPDVEHLHWPLPAPPSTDDQSIKALHFQIRANLEQLTKRIR; from the coding sequence ATGTTCGTACTGGGACTTCAGGGCAGCCCCCGCAAGGGAGGCAACACCGACACCTTTCTCTCGGCTTTCCTGGACAGGGCCGCCCAGGCAGGGGCGGCGGTAAAAACCATCCAGGCGGCAAAAGCCGGAATCGTACCGTGTAAGGGCTGCGGCTACTGTGAAAAAAAGGGCGCCTGCGTCATTACCGACGACCCCATGGCCATGGAAATTTACGGCCTGATCCGGCGGGCGGACCTGGTGGTCGCCGCCAGTCCGGTCTATTTCTATGGCATCTCGGCCCAGCTTAAAGTTCTCATCGATCGCTGCCAGACGCTCTGGTCCCGAAAATATGTCCTCAAAGTTAAAGATCCACTGGCATCGGAACGCAAGGGGCTGCTTTTCAGTGTGGCCGCCTCGCGGGGCCGCCAGCTGTTCGACGGCATCCACCTGACGGCCAAATATTTCTTCGATGCCATCGACGCCCGTATGGATCACACAATCACTTACCGGGGCATCGAAGCCAAGGGCGCCATCCGCAAGCGGGAAAACTGGACGGCGGACGTCGAAACGGCCATCGAAAAAACGGTCCTCCCGCTGGTCGCACGCAACAGAGTTCTTTTCCTTTCGGCCCACGGGACCTGCCGCGCTCCCATGGCTGCCGCCATGGCCCAACACCGATTTGCCGACCGCATTCGCACCGATTATGCAGGGATGGAGAAGACCGATGCCCTGGATGAAACGATGGTACGATGCGTTCAGGAAACGGGATTGGATCTGGGATATCGCCGGCCGCAATCCCCGGAAGAGGCTTTTTTCGGTTCTACGCCGGATCTCGTGGTGGTGATCGGCGATGGCTTCGATAAAACGCCGTACCCCGATGTCGAGCACCTGCACTGGCCCCTGCCGGCGCCGCCGTCGACCGACGACCAAAGTATCAAAGCGCTTCATTTTCAGATTCGCGCAAACCTCGAGCAACTGACAAAACGAATTCGATGA
- a CDS encoding cytochrome c3 family protein → MKRSILIAPIACALMAVLALPAATLAAQQGAATITIFGGSRGEVPFPHAQHQTRLKDCNICHGVFPQEADAIRKMKENGALKSKQVMNLQCIKCHKADKQAGKPHGPVTCNTCHLR, encoded by the coding sequence ATGAAACGCAGTATCCTCATTGCACCCATTGCCTGTGCCCTGATGGCTGTCCTGGCCCTGCCGGCGGCAACGCTCGCCGCCCAACAGGGGGCTGCGACCATTACGATCTTCGGCGGCAGCCGGGGCGAGGTCCCCTTTCCCCACGCCCAGCATCAGACGCGGCTCAAGGACTGCAACATCTGCCACGGCGTCTTTCCCCAGGAAGCCGATGCCATACGAAAAATGAAAGAGAACGGGGCGCTGAAGTCCAAACAGGTGATGAACCTGCAATGCATCAAATGCCACAAGGCGGACAAACAGGCCGGCAAGCCCCATGGCCCCGTAACCTGCAATACCTGCCACTTAAGGTAA